A window of the Emys orbicularis isolate rEmyOrb1 chromosome 1, rEmyOrb1.hap1, whole genome shotgun sequence genome harbors these coding sequences:
- the POLDIP3 gene encoding polymerase delta-interacting protein 3 isoform X1, whose amino-acid sequence MSGPRSLRLVSGPRDKMADLSLDELIRKRGVTVKGRLNSSPVFGGIRSRIGIQQTLLSRPTPTISFQRTFDARQKIGLTDARHKLGVKDAREKLLQKDARFKIKGKVQDAREMLNSRKQQSVPAEKVTKVIDAREKISLKRSAPTAAIVSPAVGTVTPAMKITKTIQQKAAAPGHSHPAGMRINVVNNHTQRQGLYDMEDDDESVSPLPSKQMKITTTNSFLHNAAGLSGNKFSLSKTVPLTKVVQNDTYTAPPAPLSPIRTKALTNMSRTLVTKEEPPKEPAPVEPVFSPLEGTKMTVNNLHPRVTEEDIVELFCVCGALKRARLVHPGVAEVVFVKKEDAITAYKKYNNRCLDGQPMKCNLHMNGNVITSDQPILLRLSDTPSVKKEVEPRRSSAAASSNPPAEVDPDTILKALFKSSAASVSVQPTEFKIKL is encoded by the exons ATGTCCGGGCCTCGCTCGCTGCGTCTTGTCTCTGGGCCCCGCGACAAGATGGCGGACCTGTCCCTGGACGAGCTCATCCGGAAGCGCGGTGTGACTGTGAAGGGGAG ACTGAACAGCAGCCCAGTATTTGGAGGCATTCGATCTCGAATTGGGATTCAGCAAACTCTTCTAAGTAGACCGACGCCAACCATCAGCTTCCAACGGACGTTTGATGCCCGGCAAAAGATTGGCCTCACTGATGCCCGACACAAACTGGGAGTTAAAGATGCTCGGGAGAAACTGCTTCAGAAAGATGCTCGGTTCAAAATCAAAGGGAAAGTGCAGGATGCCCGGGAAATGCTGAATTCCCGCAAGCAGCAGAGTGTGCCTGCTGAGAAGGTGACCAAAGTGATAGATGCCAGAGAGAAGATCAGCTTGAAAAGGAGCGCTCCTACTGCTGCAATTGTAAGTCCAGCCGTGGGGACAGTGACGCCAGCCATGAAGATCACCAAAACAATTCAG CAgaaggctgcagccccaggacaCTCTCATCCTGCAGGAATGAGGATCAATGTAGTGAACAACCACACACAGAGACAG GGCCTGTATGAcatggaagatgatgatgaaagcGTATCTCCCCTTCCTAGCAAACAGATGAAAATCACCACCACAAACAGCTTCCTGCACAACGCG GCTGGACTGAGTGGCAATAAGTTCTCTCTTTCCAAGACGGTCCCCCTCACCAAAGTGGTCCAGAATGACACCTAtacagcccccccagcacctctctcTCCCATTCGGACAAAGGCCCTGACAAACATGTCCCGGACCTTGGTGACCAAGGAGGAACCACCGAAAGAACCAGCACCTGTTGAG CCGGTGTTCAGCCCTTTGGAAGGTACAAAGATGACTGTGAACAATCTGCACCCCAGAGTCACAGAGGAAGACATTGTT GagctgttctgtgtgtgtggcgCTCTAAAGCGGGCCCGTCTCGTGCACCCTGGAGTGGCTGAAGTGGTCTTTGTGAAGAAGGAAGATGCCATCACAGCATATAAAAAATACAACAACAGATGCTTAGATG ggcAGCCAATGAAGTGCAACCTTCACATGAACGGGAATGTCATCACATCAGATCAACCAATCTTGCT TCGATTAAGCGATACCCCCTCTGTGAAGAAGGAAGTAGAACCACGGCGGTCAAGTGCAGCTGCCTCCTCAAATCCGCCAGCTGAGGTGGACCCTGACACCATTTTGAAGGCGCTCTTCAAATCCTCGGCGGCCTCTGTCTCTGTGCAGCCCACAGAATTCAAAATCAAACTCTga
- the POLDIP3 gene encoding polymerase delta-interacting protein 3 isoform X2 → MSGPRSLRLVSGPRDKMADLSLDELIRKRGVTVKGRLNSSPVFGGIRSRIGIQQTLLSRPTPTISFQRTFDARQKIGLTDARHKLGVKDAREKLLQKDARFKIKGKVQDAREMLNSRKQQSVPAEKVTKVIDAREKISLKRSAPTAAIVSPAVGTVTPAMKITKTIQKAAAPGHSHPAGMRINVVNNHTQRQGLYDMEDDDESVSPLPSKQMKITTTNSFLHNAAGLSGNKFSLSKTVPLTKVVQNDTYTAPPAPLSPIRTKALTNMSRTLVTKEEPPKEPAPVEPVFSPLEGTKMTVNNLHPRVTEEDIVELFCVCGALKRARLVHPGVAEVVFVKKEDAITAYKKYNNRCLDGQPMKCNLHMNGNVITSDQPILLRLSDTPSVKKEVEPRRSSAAASSNPPAEVDPDTILKALFKSSAASVSVQPTEFKIKL, encoded by the exons ATGTCCGGGCCTCGCTCGCTGCGTCTTGTCTCTGGGCCCCGCGACAAGATGGCGGACCTGTCCCTGGACGAGCTCATCCGGAAGCGCGGTGTGACTGTGAAGGGGAG ACTGAACAGCAGCCCAGTATTTGGAGGCATTCGATCTCGAATTGGGATTCAGCAAACTCTTCTAAGTAGACCGACGCCAACCATCAGCTTCCAACGGACGTTTGATGCCCGGCAAAAGATTGGCCTCACTGATGCCCGACACAAACTGGGAGTTAAAGATGCTCGGGAGAAACTGCTTCAGAAAGATGCTCGGTTCAAAATCAAAGGGAAAGTGCAGGATGCCCGGGAAATGCTGAATTCCCGCAAGCAGCAGAGTGTGCCTGCTGAGAAGGTGACCAAAGTGATAGATGCCAGAGAGAAGATCAGCTTGAAAAGGAGCGCTCCTACTGCTGCAATTGTAAGTCCAGCCGTGGGGACAGTGACGCCAGCCATGAAGATCACCAAAACAATTCAG aaggctgcagccccaggacaCTCTCATCCTGCAGGAATGAGGATCAATGTAGTGAACAACCACACACAGAGACAG GGCCTGTATGAcatggaagatgatgatgaaagcGTATCTCCCCTTCCTAGCAAACAGATGAAAATCACCACCACAAACAGCTTCCTGCACAACGCG GCTGGACTGAGTGGCAATAAGTTCTCTCTTTCCAAGACGGTCCCCCTCACCAAAGTGGTCCAGAATGACACCTAtacagcccccccagcacctctctcTCCCATTCGGACAAAGGCCCTGACAAACATGTCCCGGACCTTGGTGACCAAGGAGGAACCACCGAAAGAACCAGCACCTGTTGAG CCGGTGTTCAGCCCTTTGGAAGGTACAAAGATGACTGTGAACAATCTGCACCCCAGAGTCACAGAGGAAGACATTGTT GagctgttctgtgtgtgtggcgCTCTAAAGCGGGCCCGTCTCGTGCACCCTGGAGTGGCTGAAGTGGTCTTTGTGAAGAAGGAAGATGCCATCACAGCATATAAAAAATACAACAACAGATGCTTAGATG ggcAGCCAATGAAGTGCAACCTTCACATGAACGGGAATGTCATCACATCAGATCAACCAATCTTGCT TCGATTAAGCGATACCCCCTCTGTGAAGAAGGAAGTAGAACCACGGCGGTCAAGTGCAGCTGCCTCCTCAAATCCGCCAGCTGAGGTGGACCCTGACACCATTTTGAAGGCGCTCTTCAAATCCTCGGCGGCCTCTGTCTCTGTGCAGCCCACAGAATTCAAAATCAAACTCTga